In Hermetia illucens chromosome 1, iHerIll2.2.curated.20191125, whole genome shotgun sequence, one genomic interval encodes:
- the LOC119650561 gene encoding uncharacterized protein LOC119650561: MFWIERLSHRDKYCICEQVWKSFKIINVKIDLGYLEVYMTSEDGSRVLVLSLRNGEDCKPRNFDKTFAFQFWQHVKIEVFGNGEITMVGKVLPGLTRCKAKNR; this comes from the exons ATGTTTTGGATTGAGCGGTTATCGCACAGAGACAAATATTGTATATGTGAACAAGTATGGAAGAGTTTTAAAATTATCAACGTGAAGATTGATTTGGGTTATCTAGAGGTTTATATGACATCTGAGGATGGTTCAAGGGTGCTTGTACTAAGCTTAAGGAATGGAGAGGATTGCAAACCTAGAAATTTCGATAAGACATTTGCATTTCAATTCTGGCAACATGTTAAGATTGAAGTATTTG GTAATGGTGAAATTACGATGGTGGGAAAAGTGTTGCCAGGTTTGACTAGATGTAAAGCGAAAAACCGATAA